The Desulfitobacterium chlororespirans DSM 11544 sequence TGTAATAAGCCCGGGAGGTAAAAACATACACCAGCACATAAAACAAGGTGAACACCAGATAGCAGCCTACCGTTACGGCAGCGAGCAGACTTGTATTGGTCAGACTGAACAGCGCCATCAGCTTGGAAATCATGGGAAAGGCAAAGGTTATATGAACGCCCGCGGCAGCCAGGGGCAGAAAGAACACCGTCAGCACCTGGGAATTGATGCTCTTGCGAATTTCCCTTCTCGTCATGCCTACTTTCTGCATGATGTCAAAGCGGGCCTGATCCTCATAGCCTTCGCTGATCTGCTTATAATACATAATCAACACCGCTCCCAGAATAAAGACGATCCCCAGCAAAACCCCAAGGAAAAGCAATCCCCCATACAGAGCATAGAAATCGGCCCGCTTCTGGGCAACAGCCTGGATACTTGCTGCCGGAAACTGGGGATCTTCCAGCTGCATCCGGCTGACCGACTCCGCAATATCCTCTCTCAGGGTGATCTGCATCTCCTCAGGAAGGTTCAAATCAAACCCGTAATAATGATACAGGCTGGAAGCCCTGTCTCCGTAGATCTCCTTCTGTTTCTCAAAAACAGCGTCCAGGGAGGCCAGTTCCGGGACAACGATAAAGAAGGAAGAAACAGCCTGCATAGAATCCATGCCGTTATCCACAAACTTCGGTACCGTCTTCTTGATCTCCAGGGTGCCGGCCCCTTCCACCCCAAGTCTGTCATAGGCATAATCCCCCTTGCTGGAGTACAGAAGAATCTCGTTTTGGCCCAGAGTTTCTCCGGCTCCCGTCAGCCGGTTATAGTCCTCCAGGGGAATGATCAACAACTGCCGGAGGTTGGCTGAATCCTCATTCCGCAGGGTCTGACCCTGTTCGCGCTTGAAGCTCATCTGCTCCCCTTCCAGATATCCGGTCACACCCAGATAGCGGTAGCTGAGACTATTTTCTGGCTGGATGCCCCTCTTTTCCAGGGCTTTGTCCACAGCCCCGGTCAGGGCAGCGATATAAGCCGGTTCGATGGAGTGGAGCTCCACCTCCACCTGCCGGGGATACCGGGAACGCAGACTGTCCTCCGCTCCTATATACAGACAGACCGTGGTCGACAGCATCACCAGCACCATGGTGGAGAGGATGCAGATGGAAGCCAGCCCGGCCCCGTTGCGTTTCATGCGATAAACCATGGAGGAAACGGAAACAAAATGACTGGTCTTGTAATAGTACTTCTTGTTTTTCTGGAGAAGCCGGCAGAAGACCACGGAACCGGCGATAAACAGCAGGTAAGTCCCTATGATCACCATCACCACCGCCACAAAGAACCAGAGCATAGCCGCCAAAGGCTGCTGAATGGTGAGGGCCAGATAGTAGGCTCCGGCCAGAATGATCACTCCCGGCAAAGCCAAGGCCCAATTAGCCTTGGGAGGCTTCTCCCCCACCGTGTCGCTGCGCAGCAGCTCCACCGGTTTAGCGACATGAATCTGCCGCAGCCCATTGAGCAGAATCAGCAAAAAAATGACGGCAAAGAGGAGAGCGGCCCCTAAGAGGGATGGCCAGTCCACGGAAAATCCGGATTGGATGGCGCTCTTGAGCACATGAGCCAGGGACAGCTCGGCAACCTTGGCAAAGAGAATGCCGCAGAACAAGCCCCCGGCCACAGATACAGTTCCGATCACAATGCTCTCCCAGGTAAGAATCCGGGCCAGGTTCCATTTGCCCATGCCGAGAATATTATAAAGGCCAAACTCTTTTTTCCGTTTCCGAATCAAAAAAGAGTTCGTATAAAACAGGAAGATCACTGAAAATATCCCCATAACACCCCGTCCGAAGGTCAGGATCATCTGCAGGGAATCTCCGCCGGGCATGGCACCCACCCCAGGATTGACCGCTAAAAAAGAGATGATGTAAAACATCATGACCATACCTACGCAGGTCAGGATATAAGGCAGGTAGAGTTTGCGGTTTTTGGCCATGGCGGTCAGGGCCAGTCTGAGATAAAGTCCCCGTGTCATGGTCTGTCGCCCCCTGTCGCCAGCAGGGTAAGGGTATCGGATATCTTCTGATACAACGCCTCATTGCTGCTGTTCCCCCGGTAAATCTGGTGAAATACCTCCCCATCTTTAATAAACAGCACCCGGCCGGCATGACTGGCCGCCTTGACCGAGTGGGTCACCATCAAAAGGGTCTGCCCCTCCCGGTTGATCTCCCCAAACAGGCGGAGCAGTTCATCAGTGGCTTTGGAATCCAGAGCTCCGGTGGGTTCATCCGCCAGGATCAGCCGGGGATTGGTAATCAGGGCCCGGGCTACCGCCGCTCTCTGCTTCTGTCCCCCCGATACCTCATAGGGATATTTGGCAAGCAGCTCCACAATC is a genomic window containing:
- a CDS encoding ABC transporter permease; the encoded protein is MTRGLYLRLALTAMAKNRKLYLPYILTCVGMVMMFYIISFLAVNPGVGAMPGGDSLQMILTFGRGVMGIFSVIFLFYTNSFLIRKRKKEFGLYNILGMGKWNLARILTWESIVIGTVSVAGGLFCGILFAKVAELSLAHVLKSAIQSGFSVDWPSLLGAALLFAVIFLLILLNGLRQIHVAKPVELLRSDTVGEKPPKANWALALPGVIILAGAYYLALTIQQPLAAMLWFFVAVVMVIIGTYLLFIAGSVVFCRLLQKNKKYYYKTSHFVSVSSMVYRMKRNGAGLASICILSTMVLVMLSTTVCLYIGAEDSLRSRYPRQVEVELHSIEPAYIAALTGAVDKALEKRGIQPENSLSYRYLGVTGYLEGEQMSFKREQGQTLRNEDSANLRQLLIIPLEDYNRLTGAGETLGQNEILLYSSKGDYAYDRLGVEGAGTLEIKKTVPKFVDNGMDSMQAVSSFFIVVPELASLDAVFEKQKEIYGDRASSLYHYYGFDLNLPEEMQITLREDIAESVSRMQLEDPQFPAASIQAVAQKRADFYALYGGLLFLGVLLGIVFILGAVLIMYYKQISEGYEDQARFDIMQKVGMTRREIRKSINSQVLTVFFLPLAAAGVHITFAFPMISKLMALFSLTNTSLLAAVTVGCYLVFTLFYVLVYVFTSRAYYSIVSGGVDR